One Camelus bactrianus isolate YW-2024 breed Bactrian camel chromosome 14, ASM4877302v1, whole genome shotgun sequence genomic region harbors:
- the SLITRK6 gene encoding SLIT and NTRK-like protein 6: protein MKLWIHLLYSSLLACVSSQSESPMSSASARGSCDSLCNCEEKDGTMLINCEEKGIKKLSQISVPPSRPFHLSLLNNGLTVLHTNDFSGFTNALSIHLGFNNIADIETGAFNGLGLLKQLHINHNSLEILKEDTFHGLENLEFLQADNNFITVIEPSAFSKLHRLKVLILNDNAIESLPPNIFRFVPLTHLDLRGNQLQTLPYVGFLEHIGRILDLQLEDNKWACNCDLLQLKLWLENMPPQSVIGDIVCNSPPFFKGSILSRLKKESICPTPPVYEEHEDHSGSLHLAVTSSVSDSRMSTKITSLLKPPTKAPGLIPYITKPSTQLPGPYCPIPCNCKVLSPSGLLIHCQERNIESLSDLKPPPQNPRKLILAGNIIHTLMKSDLVEYFTLEMLHLGNNRIEVLEEGSFMNLTRLQKLYLNGNHLTKLSGGMFLGLHSLEYLYLEYNGVKEILPGTFNPMPKLKVLYLNNNLLQVLPPHIFSGVPLTRINLKTNQFTHLPVSNILDDLDLLTQIDLEDNPWDCSCDLVGLQQWIQKLSKNTVTDEILCTSPEHLDRKELKALNSELLCPGLVNNPSLPTQTSYIIVNTPTTKTTADTIFKSLTDAVPLSVLILGLLIVFITIVFCAAGIVVLVLHRRRRSKKKQADEQMRDNSPVHLQYSMYGHKTTHHTTERPTASLYEQHMVSPMVHVYRSPSFGLKHLEEEEERNEKEGSDAKHLQRSLLERENHSPLTGSNMKYKTTDQSTEFLSFQDASSLYRNILEKERELQQLGITEYLRKNIAQLQPDVEVHYPGAHEELKLMETLMYSRPRKVLVEQTKNEYFELKANLHAEPDYLEVLEQQT, encoded by the coding sequence ATGAAGCTTTGGATTCATCTCTTGTATTCATCTCTCTTGGCCTGTGTGTCTTCACAGTCCGAATCTCCTATGTCCTCTGCCTCAGCCAGAGGCTCCTGTGATTCTCTTTGTAATTGTGAGGAAAAAGACGGCACGATGCTCATAAATTGTGAAGAGAAAGGGATCAAGAAGTTATCCCAAATAAGCGTGCCACCATCACGACCTTTCCACCTCAGTTTATTAAATAATGGCCTGACAGTGCTTCACACAAATGACTTTTCTGGGTTTACCAATGCTCTCTCAATACACCTCGGATTTAACAATATCGCAGATATTGAGACTGGTGCATTTAATGGCCTTGGCCTCCTTAAGCAACTGCATATCAATCACAATTCTTTAGAAATTCTTAAAGAGGATACCTTCCATGGACTGGAAAACCTGGAATTCCTACAAGCAGATAACAATTTTATTACAGTTATTGAACCAAGTGCCTTTAGCAAGCTCCACAGACTTAAAGTGTTAATTCTAAATGACAATGCGATTGAGAGTCTTCCTCCAAACATATTTCGATTCGTTCCTTTAACCCATCTAGATCTTCGGGGAAATCAGTTGCAAACATTGCCTTATGTTGGGTTTTTAGAACACATTGGCCGAATATTGGATCTCCAGCTGGAGGACAATAAATGGGCCTGCAACTGTGACTTACTACAGCTAAAACTTTGGTTGGAAAACATGCCCCCACAGTCTGTAATTGGTGATATTGTGTGCAACAGCCCTCCGTTCTTCAAAGGAAGCATCTTAAGCCGACTGAAAAAGGAATCGATTTGCCCCACCCCGCCAGTCTACGAAGAGCACGAGGATCATTCGGGGTCGTTACATCTGGCAGTGACATCTTCAGTCAGCGATAGCCGCATGTCAACCAAGATCACGTCTCTTTTAAAACCACCCACCAAAGCACCTGGTTTAATACCTTATATTACAAAGCCATCCACGCAACTTCCGGGACCCTACTGCCCAATTCCATGCAACTGCAAAGTACTGTCCCCTTCGGGACTTCTTATACACTGTCAAGAACGCAACATCGAAAGCTTGTCAGATCTAAAACCTCCTCCCCAAAATCCTAGAAAGCTTATTCTCGCGGGGAATATTATTCACACGTTAATGAAGTCTGATCTAGTGGAATACTTCACTTTGGAAATGCTTCACTTGGGGAACAATCGCATTGAGGTTCTTGAAGAAGGATCATTTATGAATTTAACAAGGTTACAGAAACTCTATCTGAATGGTAACCATCTGACCAAATTAAGTGGAGGGATGTTCCTCGGTCTCCACAGTCTTGAATACTTGTATCTTGAATACAATGGCGTCAAGGAAATATTACCTGGAACCTTTAATCCAATGCCTAAACTTAAAGTCCTCTATTTAAATAACAACCTCCTTCAAGTTTTACCACCGCATATTTTTTCAGGGGTTCCGCTAACAAGGATAAACCTTAAAACAAACCAGTTTACCCATCTACCTGTAAGTAATATCTTGGATGACCTTGATTTACTGACCCAGATTGACCTCGAAGACAACCCCTGGGACTGTTCCTGTGACCTGGTTGGACTGCAGCAATGGATACAAAAATTAAGTAAGAACACAGTGACAGATGAAATACTCTGCACCTCTCCGGAGCACCTAGACAGAAAGGAACTAAAAGCACTCAACAGTGAACTTCTATGCCCAGGTTTGGTCAATAACCCATCCCTGCCAACTCAGACGAGTTACATAATCGTCAACACTCCTACAACCAAAACTACAGCTGATactatttttaaatcacttacCGATGCTGTACCGCTATCTGTTTTAATACTAGGACTGCTGATTGTATTCATAACTATCGTGTTCTGTGCTGCAGGGATAGTGGTTCTTGTTCTCCACCGTAGGAGGAGATCCAAAAAGAAACAAGCAGACGAGCAGATGCGAGACAACAGTCCTGTGCATCTCCAGTACAGCATGTATGGCCATAAAACAACTCACCACACCACCGAGAGACCCACGGCATCACTCTACGAGCAGCACATGGTGAGCCCCATGGTTCACGTCTACAGAAGTCCATCTTTTGGCCTGAAGCAtctggaagaagaagaagaaaggaatgagAAAGAGGGAAGTGATGCAAAACATCTCCAAAGAAGTCTTTTAGAACGAGAAAATCACTCCCCACTCACAGGGTCAAATATGAAGTACAAAACCACAGACCAATCCACTGAGTTTTTGTCTTTCCAGGACGCTAGTTCATTATATAGAAAcattttagagaaagaaagagaacttcAGCAACTGGGAATCACAGAATACCTAAGGAAAAACATTGCTCAACTTCAGCCTGATGTGGAGGTACATTATCCAGGAGCCCATGAAGAGTTAAAACTCATGGAGACATTAATGTACTCAAGGCCAAGGAAGGTATTAGTGGAACAGActaaaaatgagtattttgagCTGAAAGCTAACTTACATGCTGAACCTGACTACTTAGAGGTCCTGGAGCAGCAAACGTAG